From Nitrospiria bacterium, one genomic window encodes:
- a CDS encoding sugar phosphate nucleotidyltransferase: MSPLFHSQVRCGIILAAGEGKRLQPFIRQLRGKDLPKQYVNFVGTRSMLEHTFHRAERLIPSDRLFTVVGRDHLRHPEVWRQLSDRPKGSVILQPLNKETGPGIFLPLMHLHKQYPEAVVAVFPSDHFVLEEDLFMRYVDQACRVVEQDPSRLVLLGVEPRAPEPEYGYILPVDDTSPSSRLGICPVSRFIEKPDRRAAKELFHNGGLWNTMVMAFKAKTLLALASKVAPALWHSFQRIWHSVGTPAESEVVEDVYRRIEPVNFSKGLLEAISVQYASHLEVLPVRDVYWSDWGSERRIKIMLEKLNPLEPLTEIQTV; the protein is encoded by the coding sequence ATGAGCCCGTTGTTCCATTCGCAGGTCCGTTGTGGAATTATCTTGGCGGCCGGGGAGGGGAAACGCCTTCAGCCGTTCATCCGGCAGTTGCGCGGGAAGGATCTTCCCAAACAGTACGTCAATTTCGTCGGAACGCGCTCGATGTTGGAGCATACCTTTCACCGCGCCGAGAGGTTGATCCCGTCCGATCGTCTCTTCACGGTGGTGGGTCGGGACCATCTAAGGCATCCGGAGGTTTGGCGACAGCTGTCGGATCGTCCGAAGGGGAGCGTGATCCTTCAGCCCCTGAACAAAGAGACCGGACCGGGGATCTTCCTCCCGCTGATGCATCTTCACAAGCAATATCCCGAAGCGGTGGTGGCGGTCTTCCCGTCCGATCATTTCGTGCTGGAGGAAGACCTGTTCATGCGTTACGTGGACCAGGCCTGTCGTGTGGTGGAGCAGGATCCGTCTCGCCTGGTGTTGCTGGGAGTGGAGCCGCGTGCCCCGGAACCGGAGTACGGCTATATTCTGCCGGTCGACGACACGAGCCCATCCTCCCGACTCGGGATTTGTCCGGTCTCTCGGTTCATCGAAAAGCCGGACCGCCGCGCCGCGAAGGAACTGTTCCATAATGGAGGATTGTGGAACACGATGGTGATGGCCTTCAAGGCCAAGACCCTTCTGGCGCTGGCCAGTAAAGTGGCCCCGGCTCTCTGGCATTCCTTCCAGCGGATCTGGCATTCGGTCGGGACGCCCGCCGAATCCGAGGTTGTGGAAGACGTTTACCGGAGAATAGAACCCGTGAATTTTTCGAAAGGACTGCTGGAGGCTATTTCGGTGCAGTATGCGTCCCATTTGGAAGTGCTACCGGTACGGGATGTGTACTGGAGCGATTGGGGTTCGGAGCGGCGGATTAAAATCATGCTGGAGAAGCTGAACCCTCTTGAGCCGTTGACCGAAATTCAAACCGTTTGA
- a CDS encoding NAD(P)-binding protein, whose amino-acid sequence MERKPFAISLDPNSSLANHTGMWRTERPVYVDRLPPCNHACPAGEDIQGWLYPAEEGKYKEAWEVLMLDNPFPALHGRVCYHPCETACNRAQLDEAVGIHAVERFLGDQAIREGWRVVCGPATGKKVLIVGAGPSGLSAAYHLARFGHAATIYDAGPKAGGMMRFGIPKYRLPRDILDTEIARVEAMGVTIRLNHKVEDLEAALIEGKFDAAFLAVGAHLAKRTEIPGRDAGKILDAASFLKSMEGKTPPKIGRRVMVYGGGNTAIDAARTAKRLGAEEAVIVYRRDREHMPAHDFELKEALEEGVVIHWLRTIKQADDVKFTVEVMELDETGRPKPTGRFEEIDADTVILALGQNVDTGFLRNVPGLVIAEDGIIRVDETMMTGRAGVFAGGDMVPSERTVTVATGHGKKAARHIDAYLRGTRYVKAAAHPVATFDKLNTWYYTDAERSKQPVLEAARRRSTFDEVAGGLDPESALLEARRCLSCGNCFECDNCYGVCPDNAVIKLGPGKRFAFNYDYCKGCGICVKECPCGAIEMVKEKI is encoded by the coding sequence ATGGAACGTAAACCCTTTGCCATCAGCCTCGACCCGAACAGCAGCCTGGCCAACCACACCGGCATGTGGCGGACCGAGCGCCCGGTCTATGTCGATCGTCTGCCGCCTTGCAACCACGCCTGCCCGGCGGGCGAGGATATCCAGGGCTGGCTGTACCCGGCCGAGGAAGGAAAGTACAAGGAAGCCTGGGAAGTCCTGATGCTGGATAATCCCTTTCCGGCGCTTCACGGCCGTGTCTGCTATCATCCGTGCGAGACGGCCTGCAACCGGGCCCAATTGGATGAGGCGGTCGGGATTCACGCCGTCGAGCGGTTTCTGGGCGATCAGGCGATCCGGGAAGGCTGGCGGGTGGTCTGCGGACCGGCGACCGGAAAAAAGGTCCTGATCGTCGGCGCCGGTCCCAGCGGCCTGTCGGCGGCCTACCATCTGGCCCGCTTCGGCCATGCCGCGACGATTTACGACGCCGGTCCCAAGGCGGGCGGAATGATGCGCTTCGGGATTCCGAAATACCGTCTCCCGCGCGACATTCTGGACACCGAGATCGCCCGGGTCGAAGCGATGGGCGTTACGATCCGGTTGAATCATAAGGTTGAGGACCTGGAGGCGGCCCTGATCGAAGGAAAGTTTGACGCGGCCTTTCTCGCCGTCGGAGCCCATCTCGCCAAGCGGACCGAGATTCCCGGGCGCGACGCGGGGAAAATCCTGGATGCGGCGAGTTTCCTGAAAAGCATGGAGGGCAAAACTCCTCCGAAGATCGGAAGGCGGGTCATGGTCTACGGCGGGGGAAACACCGCGATCGACGCCGCGCGGACCGCGAAGCGTTTGGGCGCGGAGGAGGCCGTGATCGTATACCGGCGGGACCGCGAGCATATGCCGGCCCACGATTTTGAGCTTAAAGAGGCGCTCGAAGAAGGGGTCGTCATCCATTGGCTTCGGACGATCAAACAGGCGGACGACGTAAAGTTTACGGTCGAGGTGATGGAGTTGGATGAAACCGGCCGTCCGAAGCCGACCGGCCGGTTTGAGGAAATCGACGCGGACACGGTGATTCTGGCGTTGGGCCAAAACGTGGATACGGGTTTTTTACGGAACGTTCCCGGCCTGGTCATCGCCGAGGACGGCATCATCCGGGTGGACGAGACGATGATGACGGGGCGGGCCGGCGTCTTTGCGGGGGGCGACATGGTTCCGTCCGAGCGCACGGTCACCGTGGCCACCGGCCACGGGAAAAAAGCCGCGCGGCATATCGACGCCTATCTGCGCGGGACCCGTTACGTGAAAGCGGCGGCTCACCCGGTCGCGACGTTTGACAAGCTCAACACGTGGTATTACACCGACGCCGAACGGTCCAAACAACCGGTTCTGGAAGCCGCCCGGCGGCGTTCCACCTTCGATGAGGTCGCGGGGGGCCTCGATCCGGAATCCGCGTTGCTCGAGGCCCGGCGCTGTTTGTCGTGCGGCAACTGCTTCGAGTGCGACAACTGTTACGGCGTCTGCCCCGACAACGCCGTGATCAAGCTCGGCCCCGGGAAACGCTTCGCCTTCAATTACGACTACTGCAAGGGCTGCGGCATCTGCGTGAAGGAATGTCCCTGCGGCGCGATCGAGATGGTCAAGGAGAAGATTTAG
- a CDS encoding DUF2934 domain-containing protein, producing the protein MKKISNEIGKGGESVWPNASAFQDRLREQVAQKAYELYEKRGGLHGHDIEDWLEAERLIQAATKVKADAKAKVETKAKVDAKAPVRQKVMAAKSGSALDTR; encoded by the coding sequence ATGAAGAAAATATCGAACGAGATCGGTAAAGGTGGCGAATCGGTTTGGCCCAACGCGTCTGCTTTTCAGGACCGGCTTCGTGAACAGGTTGCGCAAAAGGCCTATGAGCTGTATGAAAAACGGGGCGGCCTCCACGGCCACGATATCGAGGATTGGCTCGAGGCCGAGCGCCTGATCCAGGCCGCGACGAAGGTCAAGGCCGATGCCAAGGCCAAGGTCGAAACCAAAGCCAAAGTCGATGCCAAGGCGCCCGTTCGGCAAAAAGTCATGGCCGCCAAATCCGGATCCGCTCTGGATACCCGTTGA
- a CDS encoding FAD-dependent oxidoreductase, which produces MARIVVIGSSIGGLPAAYECQKLLGKRHDVAVVSNVDFFHFVPSNPWVAVGRRTRKDISFPLAPILKKKRVEFIHAAADRIDPEHNRIITARGQVPYDYLIVATGPKLNFAAVPGLGPSEHTQSVCTVDHAEQAWGAYQAFLKDPGPVVVGAAQGASCFGPAYEMAFILDADLRKRRLRRKVPIYFVTPEPYVGHMGLAGVGKSRRLMEDEFADHSIQSVVNAAIKDVQPGKLLLEGGQEIAFRYAMFIPPFFGVDAMAGTAGLCNPKGFVNIDAYQANPRHRNIYAVGVCVAIPPVEQTAVPTGAPKTGYMIESMVSAAVHNIKADIENDPKRETATWNAICLADMGDTGIAFVALPQMAPRNVTWAKKGRWVHLAKIALEKYFLHKMKGGVSEPYYERAILRALGIAKLESGA; this is translated from the coding sequence ATGGCGCGCATCGTGGTCATCGGGTCGTCCATCGGCGGATTGCCGGCGGCCTACGAATGTCAGAAGCTCCTGGGCAAGAGACACGACGTTGCGGTGGTCTCGAACGTGGATTTCTTCCACTTTGTTCCATCCAATCCCTGGGTCGCGGTCGGGCGACGCACGCGGAAGGATATTTCTTTCCCGCTGGCGCCGATCCTCAAGAAGAAGCGGGTCGAATTCATCCACGCTGCGGCCGACCGGATCGATCCGGAACACAATCGGATCATCACCGCCCGGGGCCAGGTTCCCTACGACTATTTGATCGTTGCGACGGGGCCCAAATTGAATTTTGCGGCCGTTCCGGGATTGGGACCGAGCGAGCATACTCAATCGGTCTGCACGGTGGACCATGCGGAACAGGCGTGGGGAGCCTACCAGGCCTTCTTGAAGGATCCCGGGCCGGTGGTCGTCGGCGCGGCGCAAGGGGCGTCGTGTTTCGGCCCGGCGTACGAGATGGCCTTTATCCTGGATGCCGATCTCCGGAAGCGGCGGCTGCGACGGAAAGTCCCGATCTATTTCGTCACGCCGGAGCCCTACGTCGGTCACATGGGGCTGGCGGGTGTCGGCAAGTCCCGCCGATTGATGGAGGATGAATTTGCCGACCACTCCATTCAGTCCGTCGTAAACGCCGCGATCAAGGACGTGCAGCCGGGGAAGCTGCTCTTGGAAGGCGGGCAGGAAATCGCGTTCCGATACGCGATGTTCATCCCGCCGTTTTTCGGCGTGGATGCCATGGCCGGGACGGCCGGTCTGTGCAATCCCAAGGGGTTCGTAAATATCGACGCCTATCAGGCGAATCCCCGCCATCGGAATATCTACGCCGTGGGGGTATGCGTGGCCATTCCGCCGGTGGAACAGACGGCGGTTCCGACCGGAGCGCCGAAAACGGGCTACATGATCGAGTCGATGGTCTCGGCCGCGGTCCACAACATCAAGGCCGACATCGAGAACGACCCGAAGCGGGAGACCGCCACCTGGAACGCGATTTGCCTGGCCGACATGGGCGATACCGGCATCGCATTCGTGGCGCTGCCTCAAATGGCGCCCCGAAACGTGACGTGGGCCAAAAAGGGGCGGTGGGTGCATCTGGCCAAGATCGCCCTGGAGAAGTATTTTCTGCACAAGATGAAGGGGGGTGTGAGCGAGCCCTATTATGAGAGAGCCATCTTAAGGGCCTTAGGGATTGCAAAGCTGGAATCAGGCGCCTGA
- a CDS encoding cytochrome c: protein MMRNVYPRARLEAAAVGIFFWATLLIPDVSFAMDGAQLFASKCTPCHGPKGQGTPVGPTLKGDPFIIQGAPAEIKKVIMMGRTEKEKKYANIANPMPSGMASEAEADALVIYLKGDLQK from the coding sequence ATGATGCGAAACGTTTATCCGCGGGCCCGACTCGAAGCGGCGGCGGTCGGTATCTTTTTCTGGGCGACGCTGCTCATTCCGGATGTTTCGTTCGCGATGGACGGCGCCCAGCTGTTCGCTTCCAAGTGCACCCCCTGCCACGGCCCCAAAGGACAGGGCACTCCCGTGGGTCCGACCTTGAAAGGCGATCCGTTTATCATCCAGGGAGCGCCCGCCGAAATAAAAAAAGTCATCATGATGGGCCGGACGGAAAAGGAAAAGAAGTATGCGAACATTGCGAACCCGATGCCCAGCGGAATGGCCTCGGAGGCCGAAGCGGATGCGTTGGTCATCTACCTGAAGGGTGATTTACAGAAATAG
- the porA gene encoding pyruvate ferredoxin oxidoreductase, translating into MPEQIEGSQAVAAAVARCRPEVISCYPITPQTHIVENLSARVRRGEIGDCQFINAESEFGALSILIGASAAGARTYTATASQGLLFMAEALYNASGLGFPIVMTIGNRAIGAPINIWNDHSDSMSMREAGWIQVFAETNQEAVDLHIQAFRLAEELSCPVMVCMDGFILTHAYEPVELPAQEQVDAFLPPYDPIQVLDPADPVTIGAMVGPEAFAEVRYLAHHKQLLALERIPQLCAEFRGRFGRSSGGLTDAYRTDDADTILVALGSVNGTIRDAVDELREQGVKVGSLKIGSYRPFPTAQVRAVLHPAKRAIVVEKDLAPGKGGIVSSDVKMALRGLPTVVQTVIAGLGGRSITKASLIRLIGEARAGKLDEPHFLDLNWTVIRQELERQQRRRRSGPMPEHVLRAVNAVNSKLT; encoded by the coding sequence ATGCCGGAACAAATTGAGGGCTCGCAGGCCGTGGCGGCCGCCGTGGCGCGCTGCCGGCCGGAAGTGATTTCCTGCTATCCCATCACGCCGCAGACCCACATCGTGGAAAACCTTTCCGCGCGCGTGCGTCGGGGGGAAATCGGAGATTGCCAGTTCATCAACGCCGAGTCCGAATTCGGCGCGCTGAGCATCCTGATCGGGGCTTCCGCGGCGGGCGCCCGAACCTACACCGCGACCGCGTCCCAGGGACTCTTGTTCATGGCCGAGGCGCTGTACAACGCCTCCGGGCTGGGGTTTCCCATCGTCATGACGATCGGCAACCGGGCGATCGGAGCGCCGATCAATATTTGGAACGACCATTCCGACAGCATGTCGATGCGGGAGGCCGGCTGGATCCAGGTTTTCGCCGAGACGAATCAGGAGGCGGTGGACCTGCACATCCAGGCCTTTCGCCTGGCCGAGGAGTTGAGTTGTCCGGTCATGGTCTGCATGGACGGGTTCATCCTCACGCACGCCTACGAGCCGGTCGAGCTTCCCGCTCAGGAGCAGGTCGATGCCTTCCTGCCCCCGTACGATCCCATCCAGGTTCTGGATCCGGCCGATCCCGTGACCATCGGCGCGATGGTCGGCCCGGAGGCCTTCGCCGAGGTGCGGTATCTCGCCCATCACAAACAGCTGCTCGCGTTGGAGCGGATTCCACAGCTCTGCGCCGAATTCCGTGGGCGGTTCGGACGAAGCTCCGGCGGTTTGACCGACGCCTACCGGACGGACGATGCCGATACGATTTTGGTGGCGTTGGGCTCGGTCAACGGCACGATCCGGGACGCGGTCGATGAATTAAGGGAGCAGGGCGTGAAGGTCGGCAGTTTAAAAATCGGTTCGTACCGTCCGTTTCCGACGGCGCAGGTGCGGGCCGTTCTTCATCCGGCGAAACGGGCGATCGTGGTCGAAAAGGACCTGGCGCCCGGAAAGGGAGGGATCGTCTCCAGCGACGTTAAAATGGCGTTGCGCGGTCTTCCGACCGTTGTCCAGACCGTGATCGCGGGCCTGGGCGGCCGCTCGATCACGAAGGCGTCGCTCATCCGGTTGATCGGGGAAGCCCGGGCCGGAAAGCTGGACGAACCCCACTTCCTGGATCTGAACTGGACCGTGATCCGTCAGGAGCTTGAACGGCAGCAACGCCGGCGGCGGTCGGGCCCGATGCCGGAGCATGTCTTGCGGGCCGTCAATGCCGTCAACTCGAAGCTGACGTGA
- a CDS encoding 2-oxoacid:acceptor oxidoreductase family protein: protein MFQIRIHGRGGQGVVTAAEILAVAAFLEGKYAQAFPSFGSERMGAPVTAFCRIADRAIRLREPVMEPDALIIQDPTLLHQVDLFAGIRPSGYILINSARTPEELGMDELISRLPAGHLRTAPASEIALEKTGRPLPNAALIGGLVALTGLLRSEAVGRAIRRKFPGKVGEANAEAAETTYQAVASGRPWPSREKSHAGTN, encoded by the coding sequence ATGTTCCAGATCCGCATCCATGGGCGCGGCGGGCAGGGGGTCGTGACGGCCGCCGAGATCTTGGCCGTGGCGGCTTTTCTGGAGGGTAAATACGCGCAGGCCTTTCCCAGTTTCGGATCCGAACGAATGGGAGCCCCGGTTACGGCCTTCTGCCGGATTGCCGACCGCGCGATTCGGCTGAGAGAGCCGGTGATGGAGCCCGATGCTTTGATCATCCAGGATCCCACGCTCCTCCATCAGGTGGATCTCTTCGCGGGCATCCGTCCGTCGGGGTACATCCTGATCAACTCCGCCCGGACCCCCGAGGAACTTGGAATGGACGAGTTGATTTCCCGCCTGCCGGCCGGCCACCTTCGAACGGCTCCGGCCTCCGAGATCGCCCTTGAAAAGACCGGCCGCCCCCTTCCCAACGCGGCCTTGATCGGCGGCCTGGTGGCCTTGACCGGTCTTCTCCGTTCGGAGGCCGTAGGCCGGGCCATACGCCGGAAATTTCCGGGGAAGGTCGGGGAGGCCAACGCGGAGGCGGCCGAGACGACCTATCAGGCCGTCGCGTCCGGCCGTCCATGGCCGTCGAGGGAGAAAAGTCATGCCGGAACAAATTGA
- a CDS encoding thiamine pyrophosphate-dependent enzyme translates to MADRQRIKFYQTGTFTAGNRLLGEEDRTVQSRMDRTNSLNSGHRACQGCGEALGARYAIDAAMRAAQNKLIAVNATGCLEVFSTPYPESSWRIPWLHSLFGNAPAVAAGVAAALRAKGRADVKVVAQGGDGGTVDIGFGCLSGMLERNDDVLYLCYDNEGYMNTGVQRSGSTPPAARTMTTPAVGEHPGNSFETGKNVPRIAMAHGIPYVATASVADLRDLEAKVTKAMGLTGSRYIHIHVPCPLGWAHDPALTIRVARLAVESGLFPLFEAEHGQITGRTLIRRKVPVERYLELQGRFKHLFQDPSHRETLAAIQAVADRHIAEYGLMEGAGSHGT, encoded by the coding sequence ATGGCCGATCGGCAACGGATCAAGTTTTATCAAACCGGAACCTTCACCGCGGGAAATCGTCTGTTGGGGGAGGAGGACCGGACCGTCCAGTCCAGGATGGACCGGACCAATTCCCTCAACTCCGGCCACCGGGCCTGCCAGGGCTGCGGAGAAGCTCTGGGCGCCCGTTACGCGATCGACGCCGCCATGCGAGCCGCGCAGAACAAATTGATCGCGGTCAACGCGACGGGATGCCTGGAGGTTTTCTCGACTCCCTACCCGGAGAGTTCCTGGCGGATTCCCTGGCTGCATTCGCTCTTCGGCAATGCCCCGGCCGTGGCCGCCGGCGTCGCGGCCGCGCTTCGGGCCAAGGGCCGCGCGGACGTAAAGGTGGTCGCCCAGGGCGGGGACGGGGGGACGGTCGACATCGGGTTCGGATGTCTTTCCGGAATGCTTGAGCGCAACGATGATGTTCTGTACCTCTGTTACGACAACGAGGGCTACATGAACACCGGCGTCCAGCGCTCCGGCTCGACGCCGCCGGCCGCGCGGACCATGACCACGCCGGCCGTGGGGGAGCATCCGGGGAATTCCTTCGAGACCGGAAAGAACGTCCCTCGCATCGCGATGGCCCACGGCATTCCCTACGTGGCGACAGCCTCGGTGGCGGACCTCCGGGACCTGGAGGCCAAAGTAACGAAGGCGATGGGGCTTACCGGTTCGAGATACATTCATATCCATGTTCCCTGTCCGCTGGGATGGGCGCACGACCCGGCGCTCACGATCCGGGTCGCCCGTCTCGCGGTCGAGTCCGGTCTGTTTCCGTTGTTTGAGGCCGAGCATGGACAAATCACCGGCCGGACCCTGATCCGGCGGAAAGTTCCGGTGGAACGTTACCTCGAGCTGCAGGGCCGCTTCAAGCATTTGTTCCAGGATCCGTCCCATCGGGAAACCCTCGCGGCCATTCAGGCCGTCGCGGACCGCCATATCGCCGAATACGGCTTGATGGAAGGAGCGGGCTCCCATGGAACGTAA